From Glycine soja cultivar W05 chromosome 4, ASM419377v2, whole genome shotgun sequence, the proteins below share one genomic window:
- the LOC114409915 gene encoding B3 domain-containing protein Os01g0905400-like isoform X3, which translates to MCGERQRVSACAACTNNCLLFHKTKQTSPTSFFKLITKREHLTTLYIPPAFSSTVSDLVNKKIALNDSSERQWNVKVSGFNGSFAFMEGWSTFSLNHGVKVGYLLVFNYVKDLHFDVKIYDPSACEKLNFPKTRNQKKRSRGRSGSPVRDCMLVGQESNALVVTQHYVPKMKSQRSEVDLVVRKNGEESGQLMCISELHEDPCYSTSLEFDQSHGVNGTMKIVNGDLKVSNVDYGSHIFENDAIVCSKDTMFEGIFSMAAALDISEFEMSGRSTSLGEADKSTHDKTSTLNIEENKESKAIMYSGEAQECQFSNVLESDQAAISKKEPALHIDGSCNTKNKFNEISNHLDTYIHNGEMKKLPVDKTPKLYSSVDKLNVTGLPKETKGKLDHYSDPFNQDNESHFKTAPPLMSNGEAQECQFSEGLESDQAAISKKEPALHICGFSDTKQNFDGISNDLDGHIYNGEMKKLPMDMTPKLCGSMDKLNITELPKEIKDSDISNQDDESHFKTAPPLSCVVTNDNDNVSLFVFTAEIARIPAFDSQGKTIHA; encoded by the exons ATGTGTGGCGAGAGACAACGAGTTTCTGCTTGTGCTGCCTGCACCAACAACTGTCTACTGttccacaaaacaaaacaaacctcACCTACCTCTTTCTTCAAGCTCATCACTAAACGAGAACATTTAACAACTTTG tataTCCCTCCTGCTTTTAGTAGTACTGTGTCAGACTTGGTTAATAAGAAAATTGCTCTCAATGATTCAAGTGAGCGGCAATGGAATGTAAAAGTATCAGGGTTTAATGGTTCTTTTGCTTTCATGGAAGGATGGAGTACTTTTTCATTGAATCATGGGGTTAAAGTTGGATATCTTCTGGTATTCAATTACGTTAAGGATTTGCACTTTGATGTCAAGATCTATGATCCATCTGCTTGTGAAAAGCTTAATTTTCCTAAAACAAGAAATCAGAAGAAAAGAAGTAGGGGGAGAAGTGGCTCTCCAGTTAGAGATTGTATGTTGGTTGGTCAAGAATCCAATGCCTTAGTTGTCACCCAACATTATGTGCCGAAAATGAAAAGCCAGCGCAGTGAGGTTGACTTAGTAGTACGAAAAAATGGTGAAGAGAGTGGCCAACTTATGTGCATATCAGAACTCCATGAAGACCCATGTTATTCGACAAGCCTAGAATTTGACCAGAGCCATGGTGTTAATGGGACCATGAAAATTGTGAATGGAGATTTAAAAGTTTCTAATGTTGATTACGGATCTCACATATTTGAAAATGATGCAATCGTATGTAGTAAAGATACTATGTTTGAAGGGATATTCAGTATGGCAGCTGCCTTAGATATatctgaatttgaaatgtctgGGAGAAGTACTTCTCTAGGTGAGGCAGACAAAAGCACACATGACAAGACTTCAACTTTGAAtattgaagaaaacaaagagagcAAAGCCATCATGTACAGCGGGGAAGCTCAAGAGTGCCAATTTTCCAATGTCTTAG AAAGTGATCAGGCTGCAATATCCAAAAAGGAACCTGCTTTGCATATTGATGGTTCTTGCAATACCAAAAACAAGTTCAATGAGATCTCAAATCACTTAGATACTTATATCCACAATG GTGAAATGAAGAAATTGCCTGTGGACAAGACTCCCAAACTGTACAGTTCCGTGGATAAATTGAATGTAACAG GGTTGCCAAAGGAGACtaagggaaagttggatcactATTCTGACCCATTTAATCAAGATAATGAGAGTCACTTTAAAACTGCACCTCCTCTCATGTCCAACGGGGAAGCTCAAGAGTGCCAATTTTCTGAGGGCTTAG AAAGTGATCAAGCAGCAATATCCAAAAAAGAACCTGCTTTGCATATTTGTGGTTTTAGTGACACCAAACAGAACTTCGATGGAATCTCAAATGACTTAGATGGTCATATTTACAATG GTGAAATGAAGAAATTGCCTATGGACATGACTCCCAAATTGTGTGGTTCCATGgataaattgaatataacaG AGTTGCCAAAGGAGATTAAGGACTCTGACATATCTAATCAAGATGATGAGAGCCACTTTAAAACTGCACCCCCTCTCTCCTGTGTGGTGAccaatgataatgataatgttTCCCTT TTTGTATTTACTGCAGAAATTGCCCGAATACCTGCCTTTGACTCGCAGGGTAAAACCATTCACGCATAA
- the LOC114409915 gene encoding B3 domain-containing protein Os01g0905400-like isoform X2 gives MCGERQRVSACAACTNNCLLFHKTKQTSPTSFFKLITKREHLTTLYIPPAFSSTVSDLVNKKIALNDSSERQWNVKVSGFNGSFAFMEGWSTFSLNHGVKVGYLLVFNYVKDLHFDVKIYDPSACEKLNFPKTRNQKKRSRGRSGSPVRDCMLVGQESNALVVTQHYVPKMKSQRSEVDLVVRKNGEESGQLMCISELHEDPCYSTSLEFDQSHGVNGTMKIVNGDLKVSNVDYGSHIFENDAIVCSKDTMFEGIFSMAAALDISEFEMSGRSTSLGEADKSTHDKTSTLNIEENKESKAIMYSGEAQECQFSNVLESDQAAISKKEPALHIDGSCNTKNKFNEISNHLDTYIHNGEMKKLPVDKTPKLYSSVDKLNVTGLPKETKGKLDHYSDPFNQDNESHFKTAPPLMSNGEAQECQFSEGLESDQAAISKKEPALHICGFSDTKQNFDGISNDLDGEMKKLPMDMTPKLCGSMDKLNITELPKEIKDSDISNQDDESHFKTAPPLSCVVTNDNDNVSLKLPEYLPLTRRVKPFTHKKMVVLLRDSQMRLWPVFYHEQPRLLTHGWLDFSRANNIQPEDECIFEVEPDPESRYQRILAVSIVHKS, from the exons ATGTGTGGCGAGAGACAACGAGTTTCTGCTTGTGCTGCCTGCACCAACAACTGTCTACTGttccacaaaacaaaacaaacctcACCTACCTCTTTCTTCAAGCTCATCACTAAACGAGAACATTTAACAACTTTG tataTCCCTCCTGCTTTTAGTAGTACTGTGTCAGACTTGGTTAATAAGAAAATTGCTCTCAATGATTCAAGTGAGCGGCAATGGAATGTAAAAGTATCAGGGTTTAATGGTTCTTTTGCTTTCATGGAAGGATGGAGTACTTTTTCATTGAATCATGGGGTTAAAGTTGGATATCTTCTGGTATTCAATTACGTTAAGGATTTGCACTTTGATGTCAAGATCTATGATCCATCTGCTTGTGAAAAGCTTAATTTTCCTAAAACAAGAAATCAGAAGAAAAGAAGTAGGGGGAGAAGTGGCTCTCCAGTTAGAGATTGTATGTTGGTTGGTCAAGAATCCAATGCCTTAGTTGTCACCCAACATTATGTGCCGAAAATGAAAAGCCAGCGCAGTGAGGTTGACTTAGTAGTACGAAAAAATGGTGAAGAGAGTGGCCAACTTATGTGCATATCAGAACTCCATGAAGACCCATGTTATTCGACAAGCCTAGAATTTGACCAGAGCCATGGTGTTAATGGGACCATGAAAATTGTGAATGGAGATTTAAAAGTTTCTAATGTTGATTACGGATCTCACATATTTGAAAATGATGCAATCGTATGTAGTAAAGATACTATGTTTGAAGGGATATTCAGTATGGCAGCTGCCTTAGATATatctgaatttgaaatgtctgGGAGAAGTACTTCTCTAGGTGAGGCAGACAAAAGCACACATGACAAGACTTCAACTTTGAAtattgaagaaaacaaagagagcAAAGCCATCATGTACAGCGGGGAAGCTCAAGAGTGCCAATTTTCCAATGTCTTAG AAAGTGATCAGGCTGCAATATCCAAAAAGGAACCTGCTTTGCATATTGATGGTTCTTGCAATACCAAAAACAAGTTCAATGAGATCTCAAATCACTTAGATACTTATATCCACAATG GTGAAATGAAGAAATTGCCTGTGGACAAGACTCCCAAACTGTACAGTTCCGTGGATAAATTGAATGTAACAG GGTTGCCAAAGGAGACtaagggaaagttggatcactATTCTGACCCATTTAATCAAGATAATGAGAGTCACTTTAAAACTGCACCTCCTCTCATGTCCAACGGGGAAGCTCAAGAGTGCCAATTTTCTGAGGGCTTAG AAAGTGATCAAGCAGCAATATCCAAAAAAGAACCTGCTTTGCATATTTGTGGTTTTAGTGACACCAAACAGAACTTCGATGGAATCTCAAATGACTTAGATG GTGAAATGAAGAAATTGCCTATGGACATGACTCCCAAATTGTGTGGTTCCATGgataaattgaatataacaG AGTTGCCAAAGGAGATTAAGGACTCTGACATATCTAATCAAGATGATGAGAGCCACTTTAAAACTGCACCCCCTCTCTCCTGTGTGGTGAccaatgataatgataatgttTCCCTT AAATTGCCCGAATACCTGCCTTTGACTCGCAGGGTAAAACCATTCACGCATAAGAAGATGGTAGTGTTACTTCGGGATTCACAGATGAGATTGTGGCCTGTCTTTTACCATGAACAACCTCGGTTACTGACACATGGATGGTTAGATTTTAGCAGAGCTAATAACATTCAACCTGAAGATGAGTGTATTTTTGAGGTTGAGCCTGACCCTGAGAGCAGGTATCAACGTATCTTAGCTGTAAGTATAGTCCACAAGTCATGA
- the LOC114409916 gene encoding adenine/guanine permease AZG2-like: protein MGRDLCASGKMEGLRSSWSQMEKAFNEAVSKSFVGRYFKLEARKSCFTRELRAATATFLTMAYIITVNATIIGVSGGTCTTKDCSSMDCKVKSDIEYQSCLAKTKNDLVVATAVSGLVGSVAMGLFANLPLGLAPGMGPNAYFAFNLVGFHGTGPLSYQTALAVICVEGIVFLLVSALGLRGKLAKLIPHSVRLGCAAGIGLFIAFTGLQAGLGVGLIGPDAANLVTITACKVVDPETGACVGGKLQSPKFWLGLVGFIITSYGLMKNVKGSMIYGILFVTLVSWFRHTEVTYFPNTPLGDANYNYFKQVIGFHNIESTAGVLSFSGFNKREVWVALATLLYVDVLAITGTMYTMAEIGGYVDEKGQFEGEYVAYLVDAGSTIVGSALGVSTTATFVESSAGMREGGRTGLTAFFIGFFFFLSLFFTPLLASVPPWAIGPSLVMVGVMMMKVVKDIDWTNTKDAVPAFATMLLMPLTYSIANGIIGGVGLYIALSLYDYAASIVNWLRKMRRMVAKEQNQVSATAGVDSAVEMI, encoded by the exons ATGGGAAGAGATCTTTGTGCAAGTGGGAAAATGGAAGGGTTGAGAAGCTCATGGTCCCAAATGGAGAAAGCCTTCAACGAAGCTGTTTCAAAGAGCTTTGTTGGAAGGTATTTCAAGTTGGAAGCAAGGAAGAGTTGTTTCACGAGGGAGCTTCGCGCTGCCACAGCCACTTTCCTGACCATGGCCTACATCATCACAGTTAACGCCACCATCATTGGGGTCTCCGGCGGAACCTGCACCACAAAAGACTGCTCGTCTATGGACTGTAAGGTGAAATCTGACATTGAGTACCAGAGTTGTCTGGCAAAGACAAAGAATGACCTTGTTGTGGCCACGGCTGTTTCAGGCCTTGTTGGGTCTGTTGCCATGGGCCTATTCGCCAACCTCCCTTTGGGCCTGGCCCCGGGAATGGGGCCCAACGCGTACTTCGCTTTTAACTTGGTTGGTTTTCATGGTACTGGGCCGCTCTCATACCAGACTGCACTGGCTGTGATTTGTGTTGAGgggattgtttttcttttggtctCAGCCCTTGGGCTGAGGGGGAAGCTTGCCAAGCTCATTCCTCATTCAGTGAGGCTTGGTTGTGCTGCTGGGATCGGGCTTTTCATCGCCTTCACGGGCCTGCAGGCCGGCCTCGGTGTCGGGCTTATTGGGCCTGATGCTGCTAATCTGGTTACCATCACTGCCTGCAAAGTTGTGGACCCGGAAACTGGGGCTTGCGTGGGTGGGAAACTGCAAAGCCCAAAGTTCTGGCTGGGCCTTGTTGGCTTCATCATCACAAGTTATGGGTTGATGAAGAATGTCAAGGGAAGCATGATTTATGGCATTCTGTTTGTGACTTTGGTGTCTTGGTTTAGGCATACTGAAGTGACTTATTTTCCAAACACCCCACTTGGTGATGCAAATTATAATTACTTCAAGCAAGTGATTGGCTTTCACAACATTGAATCCACTGCTGGGGTTCTTAG CTTTAGTGGTTTTAACAAAAGGGAAGTTTGGGTGGCCTTGGCTACCTTGTTATATGTTGATGTGCTTGCCATCACTGGCACTATGTACACCATGGCAGAGATTGGTGGGTATGTGGACGAGAAAGGACAATTTGAAGGTGAATACGTGGCATACTTGGTTGATGCAGGTAGCACCATTGTGGGTTCTGCATTAGGTGTGTCAACCACAGCAACATTTGTGGAGTCATCAGCTGGTATGAGAGAAGGTGGTCGCACAGGACTAACAGCATTTTTCATTGGGTTTTTCTTCTTTCTGTCACTGTTTTTCACTCCTCTATTGGCTAGTGTTCCTCCTTGGGCTATAGGACCCTCACTTGTGATGGTTGgggtgatgatgatgaaggtGGTGAAGGACATAGATTGGACCAACACAAAGGATGCAGTGCCTGCTTTTGCCACCATGCTCCTCATGCCTCTCACTTACTCCATTGCAAACGGGATCATTGGTGGGGTTGGACTCTACATTGCTCTTAGCCTCTATGACTATGCTGCAAGCATCGTAAATTGGTTGAGGAAGATGAGGAGAATGGTGGCCAAGGAACAAAACCAAGTTTCTGCTACTGCAGGTGTTGACTCGGCAGTGGAAATGATATGA
- the LOC114409915 gene encoding B3 domain-containing protein Os01g0905400-like isoform X1 has protein sequence MCGERQRVSACAACTNNCLLFHKTKQTSPTSFFKLITKREHLTTLYIPPAFSSTVSDLVNKKIALNDSSERQWNVKVSGFNGSFAFMEGWSTFSLNHGVKVGYLLVFNYVKDLHFDVKIYDPSACEKLNFPKTRNQKKRSRGRSGSPVRDCMLVGQESNALVVTQHYVPKMKSQRSEVDLVVRKNGEESGQLMCISELHEDPCYSTSLEFDQSHGVNGTMKIVNGDLKVSNVDYGSHIFENDAIVCSKDTMFEGIFSMAAALDISEFEMSGRSTSLGEADKSTHDKTSTLNIEENKESKAIMYSGEAQECQFSNVLESDQAAISKKEPALHIDGSCNTKNKFNEISNHLDTYIHNGEMKKLPVDKTPKLYSSVDKLNVTGLPKETKGKLDHYSDPFNQDNESHFKTAPPLMSNGEAQECQFSEGLESDQAAISKKEPALHICGFSDTKQNFDGISNDLDGHIYNGEMKKLPMDMTPKLCGSMDKLNITELPKEIKDSDISNQDDESHFKTAPPLSCVVTNDNDNVSLKLPEYLPLTRRVKPFTHKKMVVLLRDSQMRLWPVFYHEQPRLLTHGWLDFSRANNIQPEDECIFEVEPDPESRYQRILAVSIVHKS, from the exons ATGTGTGGCGAGAGACAACGAGTTTCTGCTTGTGCTGCCTGCACCAACAACTGTCTACTGttccacaaaacaaaacaaacctcACCTACCTCTTTCTTCAAGCTCATCACTAAACGAGAACATTTAACAACTTTG tataTCCCTCCTGCTTTTAGTAGTACTGTGTCAGACTTGGTTAATAAGAAAATTGCTCTCAATGATTCAAGTGAGCGGCAATGGAATGTAAAAGTATCAGGGTTTAATGGTTCTTTTGCTTTCATGGAAGGATGGAGTACTTTTTCATTGAATCATGGGGTTAAAGTTGGATATCTTCTGGTATTCAATTACGTTAAGGATTTGCACTTTGATGTCAAGATCTATGATCCATCTGCTTGTGAAAAGCTTAATTTTCCTAAAACAAGAAATCAGAAGAAAAGAAGTAGGGGGAGAAGTGGCTCTCCAGTTAGAGATTGTATGTTGGTTGGTCAAGAATCCAATGCCTTAGTTGTCACCCAACATTATGTGCCGAAAATGAAAAGCCAGCGCAGTGAGGTTGACTTAGTAGTACGAAAAAATGGTGAAGAGAGTGGCCAACTTATGTGCATATCAGAACTCCATGAAGACCCATGTTATTCGACAAGCCTAGAATTTGACCAGAGCCATGGTGTTAATGGGACCATGAAAATTGTGAATGGAGATTTAAAAGTTTCTAATGTTGATTACGGATCTCACATATTTGAAAATGATGCAATCGTATGTAGTAAAGATACTATGTTTGAAGGGATATTCAGTATGGCAGCTGCCTTAGATATatctgaatttgaaatgtctgGGAGAAGTACTTCTCTAGGTGAGGCAGACAAAAGCACACATGACAAGACTTCAACTTTGAAtattgaagaaaacaaagagagcAAAGCCATCATGTACAGCGGGGAAGCTCAAGAGTGCCAATTTTCCAATGTCTTAG AAAGTGATCAGGCTGCAATATCCAAAAAGGAACCTGCTTTGCATATTGATGGTTCTTGCAATACCAAAAACAAGTTCAATGAGATCTCAAATCACTTAGATACTTATATCCACAATG GTGAAATGAAGAAATTGCCTGTGGACAAGACTCCCAAACTGTACAGTTCCGTGGATAAATTGAATGTAACAG GGTTGCCAAAGGAGACtaagggaaagttggatcactATTCTGACCCATTTAATCAAGATAATGAGAGTCACTTTAAAACTGCACCTCCTCTCATGTCCAACGGGGAAGCTCAAGAGTGCCAATTTTCTGAGGGCTTAG AAAGTGATCAAGCAGCAATATCCAAAAAAGAACCTGCTTTGCATATTTGTGGTTTTAGTGACACCAAACAGAACTTCGATGGAATCTCAAATGACTTAGATGGTCATATTTACAATG GTGAAATGAAGAAATTGCCTATGGACATGACTCCCAAATTGTGTGGTTCCATGgataaattgaatataacaG AGTTGCCAAAGGAGATTAAGGACTCTGACATATCTAATCAAGATGATGAGAGCCACTTTAAAACTGCACCCCCTCTCTCCTGTGTGGTGAccaatgataatgataatgttTCCCTT AAATTGCCCGAATACCTGCCTTTGACTCGCAGGGTAAAACCATTCACGCATAAGAAGATGGTAGTGTTACTTCGGGATTCACAGATGAGATTGTGGCCTGTCTTTTACCATGAACAACCTCGGTTACTGACACATGGATGGTTAGATTTTAGCAGAGCTAATAACATTCAACCTGAAGATGAGTGTATTTTTGAGGTTGAGCCTGACCCTGAGAGCAGGTATCAACGTATCTTAGCTGTAAGTATAGTCCACAAGTCATGA